A section of the Dethiosulfovibrio faecalis genome encodes:
- the bioB gene encoding biotin synthase BioB, which yields MWLTIMVWDIESLLDLSRGKLKDLLERADSVRRMGGDGIEFCSIVNARSGGCSEDCAFCAQSVRWDTGCRSSFLSLDEVMSIARSCRDSGIHRLSLVTSGRTLTDRDLDRLCGIYEVVSNEVGLSLCGSHGLLDEGQLRRLASAGVSRYHCNLETGPGFFPSICTTHGIEEKLRTLCAARAAGLELCSGGLLGMGETDRDRAEMVALLSGLEVDSIPLNILMPIEGTPLEGAAPVDPETVLRWGAVMQIAVPGATVRYAGGRSLLGEAVSIGLVGGIGGLLTGDYLTTTGSSAKDDVELIESLGMKSGQR from the coding sequence GTGTGGTTGACAATCATGGTCTGGGATATAGAGTCTCTGTTGGATCTATCGAGAGGAAAGCTGAAAGACCTTTTGGAAAGGGCGGATTCGGTACGCAGGATGGGAGGGGACGGAATAGAGTTCTGTTCCATAGTCAACGCCAGATCCGGAGGGTGCAGCGAGGACTGTGCCTTCTGCGCTCAATCTGTAAGATGGGACACGGGATGCCGATCCTCTTTTCTCTCTCTGGATGAGGTTATGTCCATCGCCAGGAGTTGCCGCGATTCCGGGATCCATAGGTTGTCGTTGGTCACCAGCGGCAGGACCCTGACCGACCGAGATCTGGATCGTCTCTGCGGAATTTACGAGGTCGTCTCGAACGAGGTGGGGCTGAGCCTCTGCGGTTCCCACGGGTTACTGGACGAGGGGCAGTTGAGGAGACTGGCGTCGGCCGGAGTGTCCCGTTATCACTGCAATCTGGAGACCGGGCCGGGGTTTTTCCCCTCGATATGCACCACTCATGGCATAGAGGAGAAGCTGCGTACCCTCTGTGCCGCCAGGGCGGCCGGGCTGGAGCTGTGTTCCGGCGGCCTTTTAGGGATGGGGGAGACCGATAGAGACAGGGCGGAGATGGTCGCTCTTCTCTCTGGGCTGGAGGTGGACTCCATTCCTCTGAATATCCTCATGCCCATAGAGGGAACTCCATTGGAAGGAGCGGCTCCTGTCGACCCAGAGACGGTGCTGCGGTGGGGGGCTGTGATGCAGATAGCCGTACCCGGTGCGACGGTCCGTTATGCCGGAGGCCGCTCTCTCCTTGGAGAAGCCGTGTCCATAGGGCTCGTAGGAGGGATAGGAGGCCTTCTGACCGGCGATTATCTCACCACGACGGGCAGCTCCGCAAAGGACGACGTGGAGTTGATAGAATCTCTCGGCATGAAATCCGGTCAGAGGTAG